Genomic DNA from Candidatus Kaiserbacteria bacterium:
AGGGAAGCAGACGTATACCGTACTTAAAGTGGCTTAGTTGACTAAGTAACCATACGTTTATGTTTCTGTAGGAAAACCCCGTGACGTGCTCCGCAAGTCACGGGGTTTTCATTTTGTCCATTCGACGCTACTATAGACCCATTATGTCAGCGATAGATGAAATACGAGGGGAGCGTTTGAAGAAGTTAGCAATACTTACGGAGAAGGGTATTAATCCCTATCCAGCGACCACGAAGCGCACTCACCGGGTGGAAGATATTTTGTCTTCCTTTGATACGTTGGTATCAGACGGCACTTTCGTCACCATTGCCGGAAGACTCATGATTGTGCGGGGGCAGGGGGCTATTCTCTTTGCAGATATTTTTGATAACGGTGTGAAGTTTCAGGCGGTCTTTAAAAGTAATGTGATACAGGAGGAGTCATTTACACTTTTTAAAGAAGTCATCGACAATGGTGACTTCATCGAGATGACCGGAACTATTTTTGCAACTGACAAAGGTCAGAAGTCTATACTCGTGACTGAGTGGGGTATGCTTGCAAAAAGCCTTCTGCCACTTCCTGATAAATATCATGGACTCCAAGACGAGGAAGAACGTTTTAGAAAGCGCTATCTCGACATCTTGAGTAATCCAGAACTGCGTGCACTCTTTCATCGTAAAGAACGATTCTGGGATGTGACTCGTACCTTTATGAAAGCACGAGGCTTTGCTGAAGTAGAAACTCCTACACTTGAGGTGACGACTGGTGGTGCCGAGGCACGCCCATTCCGCACCCATCATAACGACTTCGACCTCGATGTATTTCTCCGTATTTCAGTTGGTGAACTGTGGCAGAAGCGTCTCCTTGCTGCTGGTTACGACAAGACCTTTGAGATTGGTCGCGTGTACCGCAACGAGGGCACAAGCCACAACCATCTTCAGGAGTTTACCAACATGGAAAGTTACCAAGCCTTCGCGAACTACGAAGAGGGAATGGCGATGGTGCAAGATTTGTATCGTACCATTGCTCATGAAGTGTATGGTAAGACTGAGTTTACATACGGTGCGCACACCTTTGATTTTGTACATGAGTGGCCGCGTATTCGCTATGCCGAGGAAATAGAGCGTCAGACAGGACTTCATCCCGTACATGCAGATGAGACAGCAATAAAAGCAAAACTTCAAGAACTTGGTGTGCAGTATGAAGGCGACACCAAAGAGCGTCTTATGGATACCTTATGGAAGTATTGCCGTAAGAATATTACGGGACCCGCGTTCCTCATTGATCATCCGAAACTCGTCTCACCACTTGCAAAAGAAAATGAAGGAGGAGAGAGTGTCCAGCGTTTCCAGCC
This window encodes:
- a CDS encoding lysine--tRNA ligase, with translation MSAIDEIRGERLKKLAILTEKGINPYPATTKRTHRVEDILSSFDTLVSDGTFVTIAGRLMIVRGQGAILFADIFDNGVKFQAVFKSNVIQEESFTLFKEVIDNGDFIEMTGTIFATDKGQKSILVTEWGMLAKSLLPLPDKYHGLQDEEERFRKRYLDILSNPELRALFHRKERFWDVTRTFMKARGFAEVETPTLEVTTGGAEARPFRTHHNDFDLDVFLRISVGELWQKRLLAAGYDKTFEIGRVYRNEGTSHNHLQEFTNMESYQAFANYEEGMAMVQDLYRTIAHEVYGKTEFTYGAHTFDFVHEWPRIRYAEEIERQTGLHPVHADETAIKAKLQELGVQYEGDTKERLMDTLWKYCRKNITGPAFLIDHPKLVSPLAKENEGGESVQRFQPIIAGTEVGNGYSELNNPLEQKARFDVQQALLQGGDEEAMMPDDEFVEMLEHGMPPACGFGFGERLFAILENKPLRDVQFFPLMRPKEY